A single Fodinicurvata sp. EGI_FJ10296 DNA region contains:
- the hfq gene encoding RNA chaperone Hfq — protein sequence MMSEKNQNVQDVFLNYCRKQKTPVTIFLVNGVKLQGIITWFDNFSVLLRRDAHSQLVYKHAISTVMPAHPIQLFETAKEEEEA from the coding sequence CTGATGTCTGAAAAAAATCAGAACGTACAAGACGTATTTCTTAACTATTGTCGAAAGCAAAAGACACCGGTGACCATTTTTCTTGTAAATGGGGTTAAATTGCAAGGAATTATAACCTGGTTCGATAATTTTTCGGTCCTGCTCAGGCGCGATGCCCACTCACAGCTTGTATACAAGCACGCCATCTCGACTGTAATGCCGGCACACCCCATTCAACTGTTCGAAACCGCCAAGGAAGAGGAAGAGGCCTGA
- the hflX gene encoding GTPase HflX, with the protein MTPSDSHPSNDGPHPDAAHDDDERLPAIPGTAFVLHPEVRGEAKGSARGLRTPEAHLEEAVGLAAAIDLTVVVARSVRVNKAVPGTLLGGGAVAELTGEIHEKRPEIVVIDHDLSPIQQRNLERAWDVKVIDRTGLILEIFGERARTKEGMLQVDLAHLSYQRSRLVRSWTHLERQRGGAGFMGGPGERQIELDRRQIDDRIVRLKRDLEDVRRTRGLHRKSRERVPYPVVAFVGYTNAGKSTLFNRLTQSDVFAKDLLFATLDPTMRQIELGGGHKAIVSDTVGFVSDLPTQLIAAFRATLEEVDAADIIVHVRDAAHPDAEAQRQDVNAVLGSMGIDTESDPRLIEVLNKADLLEPEADGSPNAVLRAGSGANSRRTQPLAMSALTGEGVDTLLAAIRERLDQARTSLTLTVASSEGQVIAWLYQNGDVVERHDDGERISLTVRLSLQDRARFEKSFGDQVEIPG; encoded by the coding sequence ATGACGCCCTCCGATAGCCATCCTTCCAACGATGGGCCGCACCCCGATGCGGCCCATGATGACGATGAACGACTGCCTGCCATCCCCGGCACGGCTTTCGTTCTCCACCCGGAGGTTCGGGGAGAGGCAAAGGGCAGCGCTCGGGGGCTTCGCACCCCCGAAGCTCACCTTGAGGAAGCTGTCGGGCTTGCCGCGGCGATCGATCTGACTGTCGTGGTTGCACGAAGTGTGCGCGTCAACAAGGCTGTCCCGGGCACCTTGCTTGGTGGCGGTGCTGTGGCGGAACTCACCGGGGAAATCCACGAAAAGCGGCCCGAAATCGTTGTGATCGATCACGATCTTTCACCGATCCAGCAACGCAACCTGGAACGGGCCTGGGACGTAAAGGTCATCGATCGAACTGGTCTGATACTCGAAATCTTCGGCGAACGCGCCCGGACGAAGGAGGGTATGCTTCAGGTCGATCTGGCGCACTTGTCGTATCAGCGTTCCCGCCTCGTCCGATCCTGGACCCACCTTGAACGGCAGCGCGGCGGTGCCGGATTCATGGGCGGACCCGGAGAACGGCAGATAGAACTCGATCGTCGGCAGATTGATGACCGGATCGTCCGACTGAAACGGGATCTTGAGGACGTACGACGCACGCGTGGCCTCCATCGGAAATCGCGAGAGCGCGTTCCCTATCCGGTCGTTGCCTTTGTCGGTTACACGAATGCCGGAAAATCCACGCTCTTCAACAGGCTGACTCAATCGGATGTGTTCGCCAAGGACCTGCTGTTTGCGACCCTGGATCCGACCATGCGGCAGATTGAACTCGGCGGCGGTCACAAGGCCATCGTATCGGATACGGTCGGCTTCGTTTCGGACCTGCCAACGCAACTGATCGCCGCGTTCCGGGCCACACTCGAAGAAGTGGACGCCGCAGATATCATCGTACATGTACGCGACGCCGCACATCCTGACGCCGAAGCCCAGCGTCAGGATGTGAATGCCGTCCTGGGATCGATGGGCATCGATACTGAATCCGACCCACGGCTCATCGAAGTGCTGAACAAAGCCGATCTTCTGGAACCCGAAGCCGACGGTTCGCCGAATGCGGTGCTTCGCGCAGGTTCGGGTGCCAATTCGCGCCGAACCCAGCCCCTGGCCATGTCCGCCCTGACCGGCGAGGGCGTCGACACATTGCTTGCCGCTATCAGGGAGCGGCTGGATCAGGCACGCACGTCGTTGACGCTCACCGTTGCCTCTAGCGAAGGGCAGGTTATCGCCTGGCTCTATCAGAACGGAGACGTCGTCGAGCGCCACGACGACGGGGAGCGGATATCGCTGACGGTTCGTCTGTCGCTGCAGGATCGGGCGCGCTTCGAAAAATCTTTTGGCGATCAGGTCGAAATTCCGGGTTGA
- the groES gene encoding co-chaperone GroES — translation MAFRPLHDRVMVKPTEQDEVTKGGIIIPDTAKEKPMQGEVVAVGPGARDDNGKVNPLDVKAGDRVMYGKWSGTEVKMDGADYLIMRESDLMGILE, via the coding sequence ATGGCTTTCAGGCCTCTCCACGATCGCGTAATGGTCAAGCCGACCGAACAGGACGAAGTTACCAAGGGCGGCATCATCATTCCCGATACCGCCAAGGAAAAGCCCATGCAGGGTGAAGTGGTCGCCGTCGGCCCCGGCGCTCGCGACGACAACGGCAAGGTCAATCCGCTCGACGTCAAAGCCGGCGACCGGGTCATGTACGGCAAATGGTCCGGCACCGAAGTCAAGATGGACGGCGCTGACTACCTGATTATGCGCGAATCCGATCTGATGGGCATTCTGGAATAA
- the groL gene encoding chaperonin GroEL (60 kDa chaperone family; promotes refolding of misfolded polypeptides especially under stressful conditions; forms two stacked rings of heptamers to form a barrel-shaped 14mer; ends can be capped by GroES; misfolded proteins enter the barrel where they are refolded when GroES binds) produces the protein MSAKDIKFGIDARDRMQRGVDILANSVKVTLGPKGRNVVIDKSFGAPRTTKDGVTVAKEIELTDKFENMGAQMLREVASKTNDLAGDGTSTATVLAQAIVREGVRAVAAGMNPMDLKRGIDAAVESVVADIKSRSRKVETNSEISQVGTISANGEKEVGEMIAQAMERVGNEGVITVEEAKGLHTELEVVEGMQFDRGYLSPYFVTNSEKMQAELDNPYILFHEKKLSNLQALLPVLESVVQSSRPLLIIAEDVEGEALATLVVNKLRGGLKIAAVKAPGFGDRRKAMMEDMAILTGGQVVSEDVGIKLENVNLDMLGSAKKVTITKDDTTIVDGAGNKADIEARCGQIRAQSEETTSDYDREKLQERLAKLAGGVAVIRVGGASEVEVKEKKDRVDDAMHATRAAVEEGIVPGGGVALLYASRVLAGLKPENDDQRVGMDIIRRALEAPIRQIATNAGVDGSIVVGKLMEQKEANFGYNAATETYEDLIKAGVIDPTKVVRAALQNAASVAGLLVTTEAMVADHPQKEDDSGAGAGGGGMAGMGGMGGMGGMGF, from the coding sequence ATGAGCGCAAAAGACATTAAATTCGGCATCGATGCCCGCGACCGCATGCAGCGCGGTGTGGATATTCTGGCGAACTCCGTCAAGGTTACCCTCGGCCCCAAGGGCCGCAATGTCGTGATCGACAAGAGCTTCGGCGCGCCGAGGACGACCAAGGACGGTGTTACCGTCGCCAAGGAAATCGAACTGACCGACAAATTCGAGAACATGGGCGCGCAGATGCTGCGCGAAGTGGCCTCGAAGACCAACGATCTCGCCGGTGACGGCACGAGTACGGCGACCGTTCTGGCGCAGGCCATCGTGCGCGAAGGCGTGCGGGCCGTTGCTGCCGGCATGAACCCGATGGATCTCAAGCGCGGCATCGATGCGGCCGTCGAATCCGTCGTCGCCGACATCAAGTCGCGCTCGCGGAAGGTCGAGACGAACAGCGAGATCTCCCAGGTCGGTACCATCTCTGCCAATGGCGAGAAGGAAGTCGGCGAGATGATCGCCCAGGCCATGGAACGCGTCGGAAACGAAGGCGTGATCACGGTCGAGGAAGCCAAGGGTCTCCACACGGAGCTCGAAGTCGTCGAAGGCATGCAGTTCGACCGCGGCTATCTCAGCCCGTACTTCGTCACGAACTCCGAGAAGATGCAGGCGGAGCTGGACAACCCGTACATTCTTTTCCACGAAAAGAAGCTGTCCAACCTTCAGGCCCTTCTGCCGGTTCTTGAATCGGTCGTTCAGTCGAGCCGTCCGCTGCTGATCATCGCTGAAGACGTCGAAGGCGAAGCCCTGGCGACGCTGGTCGTCAACAAGCTGCGCGGCGGTCTCAAGATCGCAGCCGTCAAGGCCCCGGGCTTCGGTGATCGTCGCAAGGCGATGATGGAAGACATGGCGATCCTGACCGGTGGCCAGGTCGTGTCGGAAGACGTCGGCATCAAGCTGGAAAACGTCAATCTCGACATGCTCGGCTCCGCCAAGAAGGTGACGATCACCAAGGACGACACCACGATCGTCGACGGTGCCGGCAACAAGGCGGACATCGAAGCCCGCTGCGGTCAGATCCGGGCCCAGTCCGAAGAGACCACGTCCGATTACGACCGTGAAAAGTTGCAGGAGCGTCTGGCCAAGCTGGCTGGCGGTGTTGCCGTTATCCGTGTCGGCGGCGCATCTGAAGTCGAGGTCAAGGAAAAGAAGGACCGCGTCGACGACGCCATGCACGCGACCCGCGCGGCCGTGGAAGAGGGCATCGTCCCGGGTGGCGGCGTTGCGCTGCTTTACGCTTCCCGTGTCCTGGCTGGTCTGAAGCCTGAGAACGACGATCAGCGCGTCGGGATGGACATCATCCGCCGCGCGCTCGAAGCGCCGATCCGCCAGATCGCGACCAATGCGGGCGTCGACGGTTCGATCGTCGTGGGTAAGCTGATGGAGCAGAAGGAAGCGAACTTCGGCTACAACGCAGCGACCGAGACCTACGAAGATCTGATCAAGGCCGGTGTGATCGACCCGACCAAGGTCGTTCGTGCGGCCCTTCAGAACGCTGCATCCGTTGCAGGTCTGCTCGTCACCACCGAAGCGATGGTCGCCGACCATCCGCAGAAGGAAGACGACAGCGGCGCCGGCGCCGGCGGTGGCGGCATGGCCGGAATGGGCGGCATGGGCGGTATGGGTGGCATGGGCTTCTAA
- the mazG gene encoding nucleoside triphosphate pyrophosphohydrolase, producing the protein MSEEDQSPADPNRIGDPLGRLLAIMDRLRDSATGCPWDLEQTFASIAPHTIEEAYEVADAIERGSMDDLRDELGDLLFQVVFHSRMAREAGAFGFADVARTIGDKMIARHPHIFGNQTIASAEAMTGLWEKIKEDERRAKAGNGPARTLDGVTKGLPALTRAVKLQRRAARVGFDWDTAPPILAKLREELEELCAALESGSSAATAEEIGDLLFTVANLGRHLGIDPEAALRGSNAKFERRFAHIEDCLDQIGLTPAEVDLETLDGYWNQARSIDKAGEAS; encoded by the coding sequence ATGTCCGAAGAAGACCAATCTCCCGCCGACCCGAACCGGATCGGCGACCCGCTTGGCCGGTTGCTGGCGATCATGGACCGGTTGCGCGATTCCGCGACGGGATGTCCCTGGGATCTGGAACAGACCTTCGCGTCCATCGCCCCGCATACGATCGAAGAGGCATATGAAGTCGCCGACGCGATCGAGCGCGGTTCCATGGATGATCTGCGCGATGAATTGGGTGATCTGCTGTTTCAGGTCGTCTTTCACAGCCGAATGGCGCGCGAGGCCGGCGCGTTCGGTTTTGCCGACGTGGCCCGCACGATCGGCGACAAGATGATTGCCCGGCATCCGCACATATTCGGCAACCAAACCATCGCGTCGGCCGAGGCCATGACCGGGCTGTGGGAGAAAATCAAAGAGGACGAGCGACGCGCAAAGGCTGGCAACGGCCCTGCCCGCACTCTGGACGGCGTAACCAAGGGTCTTCCGGCCCTGACGCGCGCCGTCAAACTGCAACGACGCGCGGCCCGCGTCGGCTTCGACTGGGATACGGCACCGCCGATCCTGGCGAAACTTCGCGAAGAGTTGGAAGAATTGTGCGCTGCTCTGGAATCGGGTTCATCTGCTGCGACGGCCGAGGAAATCGGCGATCTGTTGTTTACCGTGGCCAATCTCGGGCGGCACCTGGGAATTGATCCCGAGGCGGCGCTACGGGGATCCAATGCGAAATTCGAGCGGCGGTTTGCCCATATCGAAGATTGTCTCGACCAGATCGGACTGACACCGGCCGAGGTCGATCTTGAGACGCTGGACGGCTATTGGAATCAGGCACGCAGCATCGACAAGGCTGGCGAGGCAAGCTAG
- a CDS encoding FAD-dependent oxidoreductase yields the protein MATADFIVIGAGIAGASIAAALAGEARVALIEQEAHPGYHSTGRSAAMYITNYGPSDVRCLTHASGAFFREPPDDFAGTALVRKRGVLVIAGPGDESILDRMSREASVPVERLTAQQARDLVPIIKPERVAAANYEPDAQDIDVAALHQGFLRRARRAGALVHLNARVQATIRRRDGLWTVPTADGQEVSAPVIVNAAGAWADEVAGAFGAAPIGLVPKRRTAVIIDGPTGYQIADWPMMNDARDTWYARPEAGTKLMVSPIDATPTPPCDAAPEEWDIAVAIDRIQTDLDLTVRRVEHSWAGLRTFSPDGSLVIGPDPEVDGFFWLAGQGGYGIQTSPAAADLARALLYGRDIPEPLRRAGVDPDAVAPARFR from the coding sequence ATGGCGACGGCGGATTTTATCGTGATCGGTGCCGGCATCGCGGGGGCATCCATCGCCGCCGCGCTGGCTGGCGAGGCCCGTGTGGCGCTGATCGAGCAGGAGGCCCATCCTGGCTATCACAGCACTGGCCGTTCGGCGGCGATGTACATCACCAACTATGGCCCGTCGGATGTTCGGTGCCTGACCCATGCCAGCGGCGCGTTTTTTCGTGAACCTCCGGATGACTTTGCGGGGACCGCGCTGGTCCGAAAGCGCGGCGTCCTTGTGATTGCGGGCCCCGGTGACGAGAGCATACTGGACAGAATGTCCAGAGAAGCATCGGTTCCTGTCGAGCGGCTGACCGCGCAGCAAGCAAGGGACCTTGTACCGATCATCAAGCCCGAACGCGTAGCCGCGGCGAACTATGAACCGGACGCACAGGACATCGATGTCGCGGCCCTGCATCAGGGTTTTCTGCGCCGGGCGCGCCGGGCAGGGGCTTTGGTCCATCTGAATGCCCGGGTCCAGGCCACGATCCGCCGCCGGGACGGACTCTGGACAGTGCCAACGGCCGATGGCCAGGAGGTGTCGGCCCCTGTCATCGTCAACGCCGCTGGTGCCTGGGCGGACGAAGTCGCCGGCGCCTTTGGCGCTGCACCAATCGGGCTCGTGCCCAAGCGGCGGACCGCAGTAATCATTGATGGCCCTACCGGCTATCAGATCGCCGACTGGCCAATGATGAACGATGCCCGGGACACTTGGTATGCCAGGCCGGAAGCCGGGACAAAGCTGATGGTTTCACCGATCGACGCAACACCGACCCCACCCTGTGATGCCGCGCCCGAAGAATGGGACATAGCTGTCGCCATCGATCGGATCCAGACGGACCTCGACCTGACCGTCCGCCGGGTCGAGCATAGCTGGGCTGGACTCCGGACCTTCTCGCCTGACGGAAGTCTGGTCATTGGACCCGATCCGGAGGTGGACGGGTTTTTCTGGCTGGCCGGGCAGGGCGGCTACGGCATCCAGACGTCACCCGCCGCCGCGGATCTGGCGCGGGCGCTTTTATACGGCCGTGATATTCCCGAGCCGTTGCGCCGCGCCGGCGTCGACCCCGACGCTGTCGCCCCGGCCCGTTTTCGGTAG
- a CDS encoding GNAT family N-acetyltransferase, whose product MNDRMTVRHDEPMVIGIAGAGLIGASWAALFSSHGHTVNVYDPADDVRDRFFERLAQARGDLARLGPIGDGSVTFTASLAEAVAGADLVQECGPEAVDRKCALLAEILSATRTSPNSGPDFAPHAEPDFGGCPVVSSTSALPHAALTASMTVADAKRIAIGHPFNPPHLVPLVEIYSPSDGVASFLDHFYRSLGREPVRLKRSLPAHGANRLATALWREAVHLVAEGVADVEDVDNLLRHGPGFRWRVMGPFLTYHLGGGDGGLQAYLDHLGDSQEARWQTLGTPTLDSDTRAKLVAGMNRAVRGRSVAELQAERDERFLEMLGHAPKDSAGTGNEIPDLAGDVPAIDAGPARPDESRAIAAMIADLAEFEGKALDQAPSPETVREWLFGTKATLAVLVARENGTPVGYLAWFRGFSPFKGGATLMVENLFVPESHRGRGFGRLLMKAAARTALGLGIRRMELTVRADNGSARTTYTRLGFHATAEEILRIQDADLDKLAAD is encoded by the coding sequence ATGAATGACCGAATGACGGTTCGGCACGACGAACCGATGGTCATCGGCATCGCTGGCGCCGGTCTCATCGGCGCCAGCTGGGCGGCGCTCTTCTCATCCCACGGGCACACAGTTAACGTCTATGACCCGGCAGATGACGTTCGCGACCGGTTCTTCGAACGACTGGCTCAGGCGCGGGGCGACCTGGCCCGTCTCGGCCCGATCGGCGATGGTTCGGTCACCTTTACCGCCTCTTTGGCAGAGGCCGTCGCCGGGGCTGATCTCGTCCAGGAATGCGGACCAGAAGCCGTTGATCGCAAATGCGCGCTTCTGGCGGAGATATTGTCGGCGACCCGGACGTCGCCGAATTCAGGGCCAGATTTCGCGCCACACGCCGAACCGGACTTCGGTGGCTGTCCGGTGGTGTCGTCCACCTCCGCACTGCCCCATGCGGCCCTGACCGCGTCGATGACAGTTGCCGATGCCAAGCGCATTGCAATCGGCCATCCGTTCAATCCGCCGCATCTCGTCCCTCTGGTCGAAATCTACTCGCCCTCGGACGGTGTCGCGTCCTTTCTTGACCACTTCTACCGCTCACTCGGCCGAGAGCCGGTACGCCTGAAGCGGTCGCTGCCGGCGCATGGCGCCAACCGACTGGCGACGGCGCTGTGGCGGGAGGCTGTCCATCTGGTGGCCGAGGGCGTCGCCGATGTCGAGGATGTCGACAATCTGCTGCGCCACGGGCCCGGCTTTCGCTGGCGCGTGATGGGGCCATTCCTGACGTACCATCTGGGTGGCGGTGATGGGGGGCTGCAGGCCTATCTCGATCACCTCGGTGACAGCCAGGAGGCCCGTTGGCAGACTCTCGGGACGCCGACCCTGGATTCAGATACCCGCGCCAAACTCGTCGCCGGCATGAATCGGGCGGTGCGCGGACGCTCTGTGGCCGAGCTGCAAGCGGAGCGGGACGAGCGCTTCCTTGAGATGCTTGGTCATGCGCCAAAGGACAGCGCCGGAACCGGCAACGAGATCCCGGACCTCGCAGGTGACGTTCCCGCGATCGACGCCGGTCCGGCCCGGCCGGACGAATCCCGGGCAATTGCCGCCATGATCGCCGATCTCGCGGAATTCGAGGGAAAGGCGCTTGATCAGGCGCCTTCGCCCGAAACGGTCCGCGAATGGCTTTTCGGAACGAAGGCGACACTTGCGGTTCTCGTCGCCCGGGAGAACGGCACGCCCGTCGGATATCTGGCCTGGTTCCGGGGTTTTTCCCCGTTCAAGGGCGGTGCGACACTGATGGTCGAGAACCTGTTCGTCCCGGAAAGCCACCGCGGCCGCGGCTTCGGCCGCCTTCTGATGAAGGCCGCGGCACGGACCGCGCTCGGCCTCGGAATCCGGCGCATGGAACTTACGGTTCGGGCCGACAACGGATCGGCCCGGACCACATATACGCGACTTGGGTTCCATGCGACGGCCGAAGAGATACTCCGGATACAGGATGCGGATCTCGACAAGCTGGCAGCGGACTGA
- a CDS encoding YceI family protein, which produces MIRLASLATATTVLLAGSAFANWDTDLAHTTVMFEVDHLGFSTTIGTFSDVDVTFDFDESAPEGTSVTAVIGTASVSSGHEPRDEHLRRSDFFNVEAYPTMTFESESVEVTGDDTALMHGTLTMLGQTNDVTLDVTLNKLGANPFGGPDSAGFSATGTIDRTDYGMDFGAPAIGADVLIRIEFEATRAEE; this is translated from the coding sequence ATGATCCGCCTTGCGTCCCTCGCGACAGCGACGACTGTCTTGCTCGCCGGTTCCGCCTTTGCCAATTGGGACACCGATCTGGCGCATACGACCGTAATGTTCGAAGTCGACCACCTCGGCTTCTCCACGACCATCGGCACGTTTTCCGACGTTGACGTCACGTTCGACTTTGATGAATCAGCGCCCGAGGGGACCTCTGTCACAGCCGTAATCGGTACGGCCAGCGTGTCGTCGGGCCACGAGCCACGAGACGAACACCTGCGGCGGAGCGACTTCTTCAATGTGGAAGCATATCCGACCATGACGTTCGAATCCGAATCGGTGGAAGTCACAGGCGATGATACTGCCCTGATGCACGGTACGTTGACGATGCTGGGACAGACGAACGATGTCACGCTCGACGTCACCCTTAACAAGCTGGGCGCGAACCCGTTCGGCGGTCCCGATAGTGCCGGCTTTTCCGCCACAGGAACAATTGATCGAACGGATTACGGGATGGATTTCGGCGCACCGGCGATCGGAGCGGATGTCCTTATCCGCATTGAGTTCGAGGCAACGCGCGCTGAAGAATAG
- a CDS encoding PAS domain-containing sensor histidine kinase yields the protein MTTDPQTDDSTSELGRSRWSRHQRYESIFANAVEGIFLTELDGRYVEVNPALARIHGCDSVDDFLAAFPYSTRIYADRDDRERLVAMIQRDGEVRDYRVTAVRKDGSLLLMSETSWPVRDEKGRILGYEGLVEDVTDLVRAERAVLAAKEEAEAANRAKSEFLANMSHELRTPLNAIIGFSELLSAEVYGPLGNERYREYIGDIEASGRHLLELINDILDLAKIEAGRYDLALAPISIPEITSACARLVAPRAEAAGLSLRTSIADNCPTLYSDPRVLKQIILNLLSNAVKFTDSGGMVELSVTILSGPNSLFDAPDTIRIAVRDSGIGMEDIEIPKAMAHFGQLDCTLAREYSGTGLGLPLAASMAEMLGGRLSIESKKGLGTVASIALPIQAQGHPVS from the coding sequence ATGACGACAGATCCACAAACAGACGACAGTACCTCAGAGCTCGGCCGCAGCCGCTGGTCGCGGCATCAACGCTATGAAAGCATCTTCGCAAATGCCGTCGAAGGCATATTCCTGACGGAACTTGACGGGCGATATGTCGAGGTCAATCCGGCCCTCGCCCGTATCCACGGGTGCGACTCTGTGGATGATTTCCTCGCAGCGTTCCCGTACTCGACGAGGATCTATGCCGACCGTGATGATCGCGAGCGTCTCGTCGCCATGATTCAACGCGACGGCGAAGTCCGCGATTATCGCGTTACGGCCGTCCGCAAGGACGGCAGCCTGCTGCTGATGTCCGAGACTTCGTGGCCCGTTCGGGACGAAAAAGGCCGGATTCTCGGCTATGAAGGTCTCGTGGAGGATGTCACCGACCTGGTGCGTGCCGAACGTGCGGTTCTGGCAGCGAAGGAAGAAGCCGAGGCGGCCAACCGCGCCAAGTCGGAGTTTCTCGCCAATATGAGCCATGAGCTGAGAACCCCGCTCAATGCGATCATCGGGTTTTCCGAGTTGCTGTCAGCGGAAGTCTACGGACCACTCGGCAATGAACGGTATCGGGAGTATATCGGCGATATCGAGGCCTCGGGCCGTCACTTGCTCGAACTGATCAACGACATTCTCGATCTGGCAAAGATCGAGGCCGGTCGCTATGACCTCGCCCTGGCCCCGATCAGCATCCCGGAGATTACCAGTGCATGCGCGCGGCTGGTGGCGCCGCGGGCCGAAGCGGCGGGGCTGTCGCTCCGGACATCGATTGCCGATAACTGCCCTACCCTCTACTCCGATCCGCGCGTTCTCAAGCAGATCATTCTCAATCTGCTGTCCAATGCCGTCAAATTTACCGATAGCGGCGGGATGGTCGAGTTATCCGTTACGATCCTGTCCGGTCCGAATTCCCTGTTCGACGCGCCGGACACGATCCGGATTGCCGTACGTGACAGCGGCATTGGAATGGAGGACATCGAAATTCCGAAAGCCATGGCCCATTTCGGCCAATTGGACTGTACGCTCGCCAGAGAGTATTCCGGAACCGGTCTCGGTCTGCCGCTGGCAGCGTCGATGGCGGAAATGCTGGGCGGTCGGCTCTCGATCGAGAGTAAAAAGGGCCTTGGAACCGTAGCCTCGATCGCCCTGCCGATTCAGGCACAGGGGCATCCTGTCTCGTGA